DNA sequence from the Candidatus Hinthialibacter antarcticus genome:
CTCAACGCGATTGCGTGAACCCCAAAACGCTTTATACAAGGCCGCAATAAAGAGAACTGCCCCACCGAGTGCGGACGCAATATAAATAGTCGGCCCGGTCGCGATGCGCTGGTTGTTCAATAATAGAAGGGCGTAAACGCCAATCGCCGCTGCGGGCATGGCGAGCAGGCAAAGTAGCTGCATCAGCGATGGTTTTGAGTAGATTTGTTCATCTAATGATGACTTCGGGTTTCGTCGGTTTCGATTTAACGCCCAAAGCGTGATCCCTACACAGAGTGGAAATACCCAAAGCGCATGGATGTTAGCCGGGACGGTGACGAAGCAAAAATATATCACGCAGATAGCCAACACCAGGCCGCCTTCGGTGCGCGGCGGGGGGAACGCGCCTGGTTGAATCCAATTTGACCCAAGCAAGCCGCCGATAAAAAGTAGGGACGTAATCGCGGCGTAGATGCAGTATTGAGGCAGCGGGGTGATTTCACCCGTTTCGATCCACCACCAGACCGACCAAAGACCCCAGAATAAGCCGAAGACCACCGCATGACTGAGTAAGGGGAACAGGCGTTTCTCTCGTAACCGGCGGCGCGTGATGTACCAGCCTTCATACACGACGATCAAAGCGTGCCACGACAGCCCGGTGATGACAATGCTGAGCGGCAGGTCGTCATACATGGTTTGCACCACCAGACCTTCGATGAACCAGCCATACAGCGCAGCGGCCAAAACAACGCCCGCCCATTCATGGACGCGAAACGACTGGACCGTCCAGAGAAACACATAAGCCGCAAGGCTATACAACACTAGCGTCGGAATAAATTGGCTGCCGAATTGACCGATAGAATCAAACCGCCCCCAAAACACCGCTTCCGCCAGCGCATAAAAAATGCAGCCTGTGAAAAGCGACAGCGCCACTCGTTTTGAAAACGCTTGTATATTCATCGCAACTCTTCCTCCACCCGAAAGGCGTCTTCGATGTGCTCGATCTGCGGCGCCTCGCCTTTGGGCGTATACACGCTGATAACATCGTAGCGGATATCCCAGCCGTGCAGTAAATCTCTGTCGAATAAATAGCGTTCTGCGGTTCGGATCATCGTCTGTGCTTTGCGTTTGGTGATGCTTTCCAACGGCGCGCCGAATTTGTCTGACGTACGCGTTTTGACTTCAACGAAAACGATAAGCATCCCCCGGTTGACGATCAGGTCGATCTCGCCGCCGCGTATTTTGTAATTGCGTTCCCAGATCGCGTACCCGTTGTCTTCCAGCAGCCGGGCCGCGACGTTTTCGCCGCGCTTGCCTTTTCGCAAAGTGGATATTTTTTTCGATGCTTGTTTGAGCGCTTCGAGACGATACTTGCAACGCTGTTGTAAGTAACTCGCCTCTATTGTATCCAACCTGGACGCTTCGATTTGGTTCCCAATCGCCATCAGTGCGTCTATCTGTTTGCACGGGGCGACCTGTTTCATAAACGATTGAAACGCAGGCGTGGGGTCGCAGGCGAGCAGGTTTTCCTGCACGGGGCCATACTTCGTGCGGTGCTCTTTGCAGGCGCCGAAAATTTGTACTGCGGCGCGATGGTATTCGGTCGGATAGCCCTTGTGTTGCGCGAACCCGTAGGCGGGGTGTTCGCGGTCGAGCGCGACCATGATGCGGTCGCGCACCACTTTGGCGATGATCGACGCCGCCCCCACGCATAAGCAACGCGCGTCGCCTTTGATGACCGCCTCGCCGGAAAGCGTGATCTCCGGGTAGTCGCGTCCGTCAACCAATACATACCCGGGCGGCTTTGGAAGTTTTTCGACGGCGCGTTTCATCGCCAAAAGCGACGCTCTGCGGATATTAATGGCGTCGATCTCTCGCGGCGAGGCTTGCGCGACCGAGTAGGCGTACGCGTGCTGGATGATGCGCTCGTACATCTGCTCGCGGGTGGATTCGGACAATTGCTTGGAGTCGTTGATTCCCGCGAACGCGCTGTAATCGCTGTCGTTAGAGAGGATCACCACCGCCGCGACCACCGGGCCTGCCAGCGGTCCGCGCCCGGCTTCATCCACCCCCGCGATCAGCCCGGCCTTGCGCTCATGCAACGCATGTTCAATATCGTATTTTGGATCGATCATGTAGGTATGGTACAGAAAGTAGGGTGGGTTCTTAACCCACCGTTACAGCGTATCATTCTCCCGTACAAGTATTCATCATTGTTGTAGGTTCACTGCTTCCCCAATTTATGTCATACCATTCTTTTTCAACATATTTTTGGAATGATGAATATTCCCAATCTTTTGGCGACGAAACGTATCCATGCTTCACCGGGTTGTAATGAATATAATCCAAATGGTGGTGAAAATCATTTTCATCTCGGATGAAATGTTCCCAATAACGTCGTTGCCAAATGCCTTTTTCGTTTTTTTGAATTTTCGATTTTGATATATTTGTTTGAGATTGAATTGCGCTTTGATAATTTCGCGTGAATAGCGACTTGATGATTTGCCATCGCGTTGAAAAGTCGTTGTCATCTTCAGGCAATTTCCAAATCGTGTGAATATGATCGTGGAGCAAGACGAATCCTTCAATCGTAAATGGACGTTTTCCTCTTGCGATGTTGATGGCTTGTTTTAAGCAATTCCGTGCGGATTGAGATGTAAGTATCGGGCGTCGGTTATGCGTGACGACCGTGAAAAAATACATTGCGCCTTGTATGTTCGCCCGTCGATAGTTCGGCATGATATCATGTGCGTTTTTCAGAACATTTCATGGTGGGTTAAGAACCCACCCTACGAATTTTATAAATATTACCACATAATTCATAAAAAACCGGAGGCGTCTTTCGGCGCCTCCGGCGGGTGATGAATCGTAGTAACCTAATGTAGGGTGGGTTCTTAACCCACCACAAGAGTCTTACTTCTTTTTCAACCACGACATCAGGTTGCGCAGTTCGGCGCCGGTGGTTTCGAGTTCGTGTTCGGCGTCGCGTTTGCGAAGCGCGTTCAATTTCGGACGGTTGGCTTGGTTCTCAAGGATCCATTCCAAGGCGAACTCGCCGTTCTGGATTTCTTCGAGAATATCTTCCATTTCCATCTTGGTTTCTTCGGTGATGATGCGCGGCCCGCGTGAGAAGTCGCCGTATTCGGCGGTGTCAGAAATGCTGTCGCGCATCCCGGCGAGGCCCTTCTCATAAATCAGGTCGATGATCAATTTCATTTCGTGGACGCATTCAAAATAGGCCATTTCAGGCTGGTAGCCCGCATCGACCAGGGTTTCGAATCCGGCTTTCATCAGCGCGGTCAAACCGCCGCAGAGAACCACTTGCTCACCGAACAAATCGGTTTCGGTTTCTTCGCGGAAACTGGTTTCGATCACGCCCGCGCGGGCGCCGCCGATGCCTTTGGCGTAAGCAAGCGCGTTGTCTTTGGCGCTGCCGGAAGCGTCTTGTTCGACCGCGATCAAGCAAGGGACGCCGCCGCCTTCGGTATACACACGGCGCACCAGGTGACCGGGGCCTTTGGGCGCGACCATGATGACGTCGACGTCAGCAGGCGGGATAATCTGGCCGTAGTGAATGTTGAACCCGTGCGCGAACAGCAGGGTTTTGCCCGCTTTCATTTCCGGCGCAATGGCGTCGTTATAAACCATCGGTTGGAACTGGTCGGGAACCGTAATCGTAATCAGGTCGCCCTTTTTGGCGGCTTCGGCGGCGCTCATCACTTCAAAGCCGTCCGCTTTGGCTTGGTCAAAGTTTTTGCCGGGTACTTCGGCGACAATTACGCTGACGCCGCTGTCGCGCAGGTTTTGCGAGTGGGCGTGTCCCTGGCTGCCGTAACCGATAATGGCAACGGTTTTGCCTTTGAGTAAGTCTAAATTCGCATCATCATCATAGTAAATCTGAACCATCGTTTCGTTCTCCTCGTGGTATCCTCTGTAACAAACAGAATATCGTATCGGGTTCCGCCCGGTTTGGCTAGAAGCAGCCGCCGGGCGCCCGTGTCTTGCCTTAGACCAATGCTGGAGCGGCTTGATCGGATTTGACCAACCCGCGCGCCATGGCGACGCGTCCGCCGCGCGCGACTTCTAACACTTCGTACGGCGCCAGCAATTTCAAAAACGCCTGAATCTTGCCTTCGGAACCGGTCGCTTCCACCGTCATGGTGTGAATACCCACGTCGGCGATATGCGCCCGGAAAATATTTGAGATTTCAACAATCTCCGACCGCTGATCGGGTTTGATTTTCAGTTTGACTAAAACCAACTCGCGGTTGATGATGTCGCGGTCTTCCATCGAAAAATCGCGGCATTCATGCACGTCAATCAATTTGTTGAGTTGCTTGCGCACTTGATCGAGAATCTTGTCATCGCCGGGCGCGACGATGGTCATTCGTGAAATTTTTGGATTTTCGGTTTCCGCGACGGTCAAACTTTCGATATTAAAGCCGCGCGCCGAAAACAAGCCCGCCACGCGAGCCAAAACGCCGGAGCGGTTTTCCACCAACACATAGAACACATGTCGTCTCATCGGTTTTTCCTTTCTTAGGACATCCCGTCCACAATCTGGTCTAGCGACGCGCCGGCAGGCACCATCGGGAACACGTTTTCTTCGCGTTCAACCCACACGTCTAAAATCGCGCAGGTCTTTTGCTGCAAGCATTCTTTCATCGCGGCCTTGAGTTCGCTGCTTTTGGTGACGCGCTTGCCCCAACATCCATAAGCGTCGGCCAGTTTGGCGAAGTTCGGGACATAGTCGGAGTTCATCCAATCGCCGGGCGTGGTGTCGGTTTTCTTCTTGCCCGGTTCAGGGCGCGTTAACAGCGTCGCGGCGTAATTTTTGCCATAGAACATATCTTGCCACTGACGCACCATACCCAACCAACCGTTATTCATAATGATGACCTTTACCGGTAAGTTGTGATACACCGCCGTCGCCAATTCTTGAATGTTCATCACCACTGAACCATCGCCCGCAATACAAACCACTTGGCGTTTGCGGTCGGGCCATTGCGCGCCGATGGCGGCGGGGAAGCCGTAGCCCATCGTGCCCAGGCCGCCTGAAGTCAACCAGGTGCGGGGTCGGGTAAACGTATAATATTGCGCCGCCCACATCTGGTGCTGGCCCACTTCGGTGGCGATGATGGCGTCGTCGTCAGTGAGTTCATCGACAACCTGTACCAACTCTTGAGGCTTGATGAGGTCGTTGGTGTTTTTCGTGTTATAGCGAAGCGGATGCTTGCGCTTGATCTCATCCAGTTCTTCGAGCCATGCTTTGGTATCGCAGCGTTTGGCGACTTTATTGAGTTCTTTGAGGATGTATTTCACATCGCCGACCAAATCGACATCCACCGACACGTTTTTGCTAATGGATGACGGATCAATGTCCATGTGGACAATTTTGGCGTTTGGCGCGAATTCTTCGATCTTTCCGGTGACGCGGTCGTCGAAACGCGAGCCGGTCGCAATCAAAACGTCGCAGCGTTGCACCGCCAGATTTGCGTAGACGGTTCCGTGCATGCCCAGCATGAGAAGCGCAAGCGGGTGCGTTTCAGGAAACGCGCCCAATGCCATCAAGGTTGTGGTGACTGGCGTGTTGGTCTTGGTCGCGAACAAAAATAGTTCGTCCGCCGCATTGGCGTTAATCACGCCGCCGCCGACGTACAGCAAGGGCCGCTTGGCGTTTTTAATCAGTTCCCACGCCGCCTTGATGTTTTCTTTTGGCGGCATGATCTGCGGATTGTATCCAGGCAGGTCCGGTTCTGTCGGGTAGACATAGTCTTCCAGCGTTCCCTTTTGGATGTCCTTAGGGATGTCGATCAGCACCGGGCCGGGGCGCCCTGTGGCGGCGATGTGGAAGCAGTTGCGCATGAGTTGCGGCAACTCCTCAATGGTTTGTACTAAATAATTGTGTTTGGTGACTGAGCGGGTGATGCCGACCACGTCCGCC
Encoded proteins:
- a CDS encoding transposase, which translates into the protein MPNYRRANIQGAMYFFTVVTHNRRPILTSQSARNCLKQAINIARGKRPFTIEGFVLLHDHIHTIWKLPEDDNDFSTRWQIIKSLFTRNYQSAIQSQTNISKSKIQKNEKGIWQRRYWEHFIRDENDFHHHLDYIHYNPVKHGYVSSPKDWEYSSFQKYVEKEWYDINWGSSEPTTMMNTCTGE
- the ilvN gene encoding acetolactate synthase small subunit: MRRHVFYVLVENRSGVLARVAGLFSARGFNIESLTVAETENPKISRMTIVAPGDDKILDQVRKQLNKLIDVHECRDFSMEDRDIINRELVLVKLKIKPDQRSEIVEISNIFRAHIADVGIHTMTVEATGSEGKIQAFLKLLAPYEVLEVARGGRVAMARGLVKSDQAAPALV
- the ilvC gene encoding ketol-acid reductoisomerase: MRYSVCYRGYHEENETMVQIYYDDDANLDLLKGKTVAIIGYGSQGHAHSQNLRDSGVSVIVAEVPGKNFDQAKADGFEVMSAAEAAKKGDLITITVPDQFQPMVYNDAIAPEMKAGKTLLFAHGFNIHYGQIIPPADVDVIMVAPKGPGHLVRRVYTEGGGVPCLIAVEQDASGSAKDNALAYAKGIGGARAGVIETSFREETETDLFGEQVVLCGGLTALMKAGFETLVDAGYQPEMAYFECVHEMKLIIDLIYEKGLAGMRDSISDTAEYGDFSRGPRIITEETKMEMEDILEEIQNGEFALEWILENQANRPKLNALRKRDAEHELETTGAELRNLMSWLKKK
- the ilvB gene encoding biosynthetic-type acetolactate synthase large subunit: MPSKTGPKQATAKAKGKGKKKALKTQPRPMRGAEIVVDALEREGVEVVFGYPGGAIIEVFDLITQSDKFEFVLVRHEQGALHMAEGYARATGKVGCALVTSGPGATNTVTGLADAQMDSIPLVCISGQVPTSLIGNDAFQEADVVGITRSVTKHNYLVQTIEELPQLMRNCFHIAATGRPGPVLIDIPKDIQKGTLEDYVYPTEPDLPGYNPQIMPPKENIKAAWELIKNAKRPLLYVGGGVINANAADELFLFATKTNTPVTTTLMALGAFPETHPLALLMLGMHGTVYANLAVQRCDVLIATGSRFDDRVTGKIEEFAPNAKIVHMDIDPSSISKNVSVDVDLVGDVKYILKELNKVAKRCDTKAWLEELDEIKRKHPLRYNTKNTNDLIKPQELVQVVDELTDDDAIIATEVGQHQMWAAQYYTFTRPRTWLTSGGLGTMGYGFPAAIGAQWPDRKRQVVCIAGDGSVVMNIQELATAVYHNLPVKVIIMNNGWLGMVRQWQDMFYGKNYAATLLTRPEPGKKKTDTTPGDWMNSDYVPNFAKLADAYGCWGKRVTKSSELKAAMKECLQQKTCAILDVWVEREENVFPMVPAGASLDQIVDGMS
- a CDS encoding ribonuclease HII, producing the protein MIDPKYDIEHALHERKAGLIAGVDEAGRGPLAGPVVAAVVILSNDSDYSAFAGINDSKQLSESTREQMYERIIQHAYAYSVAQASPREIDAINIRRASLLAMKRAVEKLPKPPGYVLVDGRDYPEITLSGEAVIKGDARCLCVGAASIIAKVVRDRIMVALDREHPAYGFAQHKGYPTEYHRAAVQIFGACKEHRTKYGPVQENLLACDPTPAFQSFMKQVAPCKQIDALMAIGNQIEASRLDTIEASYLQQRCKYRLEALKQASKKISTLRKGKRGENVAARLLEDNGYAIWERNYKIRGGEIDLIVNRGMLIVFVEVKTRTSDKFGAPLESITKRKAQTMIRTAERYLFDRDLLHGWDIRYDVISVYTPKGEAPQIEHIEDAFRVEEELR